The Erythrolamprus reginae isolate rEryReg1 chromosome 5, rEryReg1.hap1, whole genome shotgun sequence genome window below encodes:
- the EXOSC1 gene encoding exosome complex component CSL4 isoform X1: MAPVRYCVPGERLCSLEEGTPGNGTYTRHGSIFASLAGCFIKKSENGMLPVISVMRDVESQLLPDVGATVTCKVCSINSRFAKVHILYVGSTPLKSPFRGTIRREDIRATEKDKIEVYKSFRPGDIVLAKVISLGDVQSNYLLTTAENELGVVVAHSEAGLQMVPISWCEMQCPSTHGKELRKVARVQPQFLQT; encoded by the exons ATGGCTCCTGTGCGCTACTGTGTTCCCG GAGAGCGACTCTGCAGTTTAGAGGAAGGAACCCCTGGGAATGGTACCTACACACGCCATGGTTCCATCTTTGCCTCTTTGGCTGGTTGTTTTATAAAGAAAAGTGAGAATGGCATG CTCCCGGTAATCTCCGTGATGAGAGATGTGGAATCTCAGCTGCTGCCTGATGTGGGAGCCACAGTGACCTGCAAG gTTTGCAGTATTAATTCTCGTTTTGCCAAAGTGCATATTTTGTATGTTGGCTCTACACCATTAAAATCCCCTTTCCGTGGAACAATACG tagagaagatattcGAGCTACAGAGAAAGACAAG ATAGAGGTTTACAAGAGTTTCCGTCCAGGAGATATTGTTTTGGCCAAAGTT ATCTCTTTAGGGGATGTACAATCAAATTATTTGCTGACCACAGCTGAAAATGAGCTGGGGGTAGTGGTGGCTCATAGTGAAGCAG GTTTACAGATGGTGCCAATCAGCTGGTGTGAAATGCAGTGTCCCAGTACACATGGCAAGGAACTGCGCAAAGTAGCCCGGGTTCAGCCTCAATTTCTGCAGACATAA
- the PGAM1 gene encoding phosphoglycerate mutase 1, producing the protein MAAAYRLVLVRHGESAWNLENRFSGWYDADLSPAGQEEARRGGEALRDAKYEFDICFTSVQKRAIRTLWTVLDILDQMWLPVVRTWRLNERHYGGLTGLNKAETAAKHGEAQVKIWRRSFDIPPPPMEPDHPFYNTISKDRRYSDLSEDQLPKCESLKDTIARALPFWNEEIVPQIKEGKRVLIAAHGNSLRGIVKHLEGMSEAAIMELNLPTGIPIVYELDKNLKPIKPMQFLGDEETVRKAMEAVAAQGKVKK; encoded by the exons ATGGCGGCTGCGTATAGGCTGGTCTTGGTTCGGCACGGGGAGAGCGCCTGGAACCTCGAGAATCGGTTCAGCGGCTGGTACGACGCGGATTTGAGCCCAGCCGGGCAGGAAGAAGCTCGGCGCGGCGGCGAAGCGCTGCGAG ATGCTAAATATGAGTTTGACATCTGCTTCACATCTGTGCAAAAGAGGGCCATCCGGACCCTCTGGACTGTGCTTGATATTCTTGACCAAATGTGGTTACCAGTAGTGAGGACCTGGCGTCTTAACGAAAGGCATTACGGTGGTCTGACAGGCCTTAACAAGGCTGAGACAGCTGCTAAACATGGTGAAGCTCAGGTCAAGATATGGAGGCGTTCCTTTGACATCCCTCCACCTCCAATGGAGCCTGATCACCCTTTCTATAACACCATTAGCAAG gATCGCCGCTATTCTGACCTTAGTGAAGATCAGCTACCCAAATGTGAGAGTTTGAAAGATACTATTGCCCGGGCACTGCCTTTCTGGAATGAAGAAATTGTTCCCCAGATCAAGGAAGGCAAGCGAGTACTCATTGCAGCTCATGGCAACAGTCTCCGAGGCATTGTGAAACATCTAGAAG GAATGTCTGAGGCAGCAATCATGGAACTCAATCTGCCCACTGGAATACCAATAGTCTACGAGCTGGACAAGAATTTGAAGCCTATCAAGCCAATGCAATTCTTGGGAGATGAAGAGACTGTCCGCAAAGCTATGGAAGCTGTGGCAGCTCAGGGCAAAGTTAAGAAATGA
- the EXOSC1 gene encoding exosome complex component CSL4 isoform X2: MAPVRYCVPGERLCSLEEGTPGNGTYTRHGSIFASLAGCFIKKSENGMLPVISVMRDVESQLLPDVGATVTCKVCSINSRFAKVHILYVGSTPLKSPFRGTIREDIRATEKDKIEVYKSFRPGDIVLAKVISLGDVQSNYLLTTAENELGVVVAHSEAGLQMVPISWCEMQCPSTHGKELRKVARVQPQFLQT; this comes from the exons ATGGCTCCTGTGCGCTACTGTGTTCCCG GAGAGCGACTCTGCAGTTTAGAGGAAGGAACCCCTGGGAATGGTACCTACACACGCCATGGTTCCATCTTTGCCTCTTTGGCTGGTTGTTTTATAAAGAAAAGTGAGAATGGCATG CTCCCGGTAATCTCCGTGATGAGAGATGTGGAATCTCAGCTGCTGCCTGATGTGGGAGCCACAGTGACCTGCAAG gTTTGCAGTATTAATTCTCGTTTTGCCAAAGTGCATATTTTGTATGTTGGCTCTACACCATTAAAATCCCCTTTCCGTGGAACAATACG agaagatattcGAGCTACAGAGAAAGACAAG ATAGAGGTTTACAAGAGTTTCCGTCCAGGAGATATTGTTTTGGCCAAAGTT ATCTCTTTAGGGGATGTACAATCAAATTATTTGCTGACCACAGCTGAAAATGAGCTGGGGGTAGTGGTGGCTCATAGTGAAGCAG GTTTACAGATGGTGCCAATCAGCTGGTGTGAAATGCAGTGTCCCAGTACACATGGCAAGGAACTGCGCAAAGTAGCCCGGGTTCAGCCTCAATTTCTGCAGACATAA